atttttaacaTCTATTAGATCTAGAAGGGTCACTAGTTTAGGCTGGGCTAGGTTGAGCTTTCTTACATAGTTGGATATTCTCATGTTGTATGCTAAAATTGGGCGAAGGCACAAACCTTGACTTAACTAGCAAGCAACTGTTGAAGCATATCTTACCCCAAAAGCAAAGAGCTATGGTAtaacacacatttttttacggaaaatttcaatttgtcTGACAACATTTTCAAATAGACTCACGTGTAACAAATTATTTCACACACTAATTGCAAATTACCAATTTGACACGTTAAGAAATTCTATGCAAATAATGTATTCATAAACCTATGTTTacccaaaaaccaaaagaaaaagtgtaaTTCTAAACCTTTCGAAAAGGAAaaggatattttttattattgaatattgAGAGAGGAAGAGGTGGAGTTTGAATCACTAAGATAATAACCACCGAACTATCATTGGAACTTGAAAAGGAAAATGCAAAAAGTGTGTTGGGGATTCAAACCTGTATCTCGAGGATAACATTATGTCCTTTGAATGCAAGGGCAATGATCCCAAGCGCATTCAACACATCACTGAATTTTTCCATGTTAGATTTCACTTCATCAGATTGACCGTAGGATATGCCTATGGGCCTATCTTTGGTAATTGAGAGAACCCAAATCAAAGTAGAATATAGAATAGCTGTGGTAGCCCCAATTAGAGACACCCATGCTACAGAGTTGAGGTTGGGTAGTTGGGCTATAAGTAATGCTACGCATGCGAACACCAAGTACCACTCTATACCTGTCAATGATTTGGCATGACACGTGGCATCACCATCACATATGGTTTTGAATGAGATATCTAGGGTGCCACCTCTAGTGATAATTAAAAGGATACAAGCACCTCCAGAATTGTATATTACAGGGAATAGAGCAAACCAGTTCCCTAGTTTTGGACCTGCATATGGTAACATGTTATGACTTTAGATATAATAGAATTGGgaaataaaatacatataattGATCTTAACTAATTTGTTGAGGATTCATAGGTAACCCCAAAagtttgggactaaggctttggTATTGTATATAATAACACATTATCACCCTCCTATGCATCATGGGTAAGATCTTTGTCATTTGAACAAATTTTATTGGACGTTAAATGAggaataaaatttgtatttgccACACGTCTTTTTATTTAGTAAGTTGTGAGACCTTTGTAATGCATTATTAGAACAAATGCAATTGAATGTTAACTTGGGAATACAATTTAAATTTGTCTCACTTGTTAAAGTAGTAAACTGTGAAATATCTTTTTCTATGggttttactctctctctctctctctctctctctctctctctctatatatatatatatatatatatgtgtgtgtgtgtataatcaAGATACTTGTTAAAAATGTTGTATTacttattgatataaaaaaattaacagcCCACAAGttaaagaaatgagaaaaatgggGCTTGTACGTTAAATGTATACATTTCTTTTTAAACAGAAAGATAacttttcaacaatttattAGGTTTAACACAAAACTTATTGCGGTTGCGTGTGTTTTTCTTCATATTTGCATGCTAATGGACTTTAACTTAATTGACACCCACTTTCCTTATAAGTGCTGAGTGAAGGGTGGAGACATAAAGTTATGGGTTCATGACTTCTCAAGTTGAAGTGTAACATATATATCAATATACAACTAGCCACATCACACGCACTATGCATGTTTGATGAagctctttttttattattttgagtttaatgtaattttttaagttgaatttatcttttattagtAAGGTTACAcaagaatgaatttttaaaaaactaaaatttaggatttaaaaataagtaaacaGCTAGGTTTAGTGTGTGCTAGTTTTTAGGGGAAAAATGTATTAAACATAcgtgagatatatttaaatagaatgcGTGTtaattattaggaaaaaaaagttcatcaggtagttttttttaatttcgttgaattaaaattttaattctattttttattttataagaataagaattatctaattagattagggatatttttgacatttttaaagTCATagctaactttctgaatccttttaatatataaagataataataataaaaagtttataCACAAACTGGTTTACATGAAATTTCCTCCAACCCACTTCGTGGCTGTTAAACAAACTATCTATGTGTACTAATAGTCACATAACATTTTTAATGAGTCGTGTGACTTGCTTAAATAATACACACATATAGACTTATAAATCACCAAATTGTGAGTTGATGAAAAATTCCCCCAAACTAATTTGGAGGAAAACCTTGTCCAGAATAATAATAGGGGGTTTTACACTAACCAAAAGAAGCTATTGCAAGTTGCATGTATCTGCTGTAGCGAATTCCAGGGTTTGCTTCATGTAGTCGAACAAGAATAAATATGGTATAGAGTTGCCACACAAATGCTAGTGACAAACATATGATACCCCATGTCCTACAACCaatgaaataattacaataagaTATTAATTGGACATAAAATATTTCACAACGGTTGAAGTGACAAATAGTTACTAGTGGGTAAAAATAACGATATATGTGATATGCCCAATAACTGGGAAAGAGTAAAAGTTTCTCTACTTAATTATTGTGTTTATATCATTAGTTATTACTCAAACTCATGAAGTTAAATCTGATGATAGGACTTTTCCTCAGGCTGCTACATTTGGAACTTATTGCAAGCAGCAATAGGATGGTTTCTTTGTAGCCAAAGAAAGAGAGCAACCCTATTTAGCAATAGCATGGACCACAGCTACTTGAATAGAAGTGACGGTTTTAAAGAATGCATTTGGTTCAACAAATGCAAATAAGAACAACAAACTTTAAAGTTTTCTGTTACTTGGTATGGATTCCATAAGATTTTCCGAAAGTAAAACCATTGTTGGATGTGAACTTGTGTGTCCATGATTTAACATCTTTGGAATAGGTGTTACTGTTAATTCAACGAGAGAAAAGAGACAAAGAAAGGGGACAAAATATCATGTTCCTGAAATAATTATTAGATAGTTCGGAATTGATGTTCTTTCTTCTCATATAAGGACAAACATTAGATTCCATCACATAATCATTATTAAAAAgatagtattatttatgttcaATTGATCAAATACAATCACATATTTGATCAAATACAAttattagccaaaaaaaaattgatcaaatacAATCacataattgattttaattcaaaattttaaattttattgtaaacaataataacaagtgcacaaaactcttatttttatgaaatttggaAAATGTTATGGTAGGCCATTTTTACCAAATATTTGGGAGAGATAAATTCCCAAATGgttcaaataatattatattctattaattaaattcacaagGAAATCATTTGGGAAAAGTTAATGAATGCCCTAAAGGTATTGGTttaggaattatttttaaaatattttataagaaaatgataaagtaagtaatttttatatggtttttcatattttccatgaaagtagtgtcaaaacttttttaaaatagtttattaacaattgtacTAAGGGCATCCTTTaacataacccaaaaacttattattattctcGATTGAAGGAAGTGACATTACTCTACAATAAGTTTGCAAGATCTTGTTGATAAATTGTTTATAAATGTGAGCAATATATGCTGTTAATGAACTTcactttatattatattacacATACAAGTGaagctttaattttttaagcTTCTTCCCAAAcatattatcatatttttaaaaactaaagcGAATCAACAGGTCCAACTGGGAATTGGGCAACAATCTGGTTTGATAAAACTCCCCAAactagtaaaaactaaaaaccgggagcaaaattggttttttactatgtcaatttttaaaattatgcatattattattatcatactAACTTGTAACCCATGAATAAGCctagatacatttaaaaataaacacatttttttatcataaaaatatacataattaataaaattattagacaaaatgacaattttattttatggctTGGTTAGATGAAATTCAGTAACTAAAAGTACATACAATATATCAAACATCATATATTCATGAAGTGTGATTCTTTTTCAAGCATGGATTGACAACTCAAACACGCACATTCATGACTGAGTCTGTTAGACCTTGACTCAGTCATCAAACTCACACTGTATGTCACTCATTTCACAACTCATCCTCTTCACAATAGTTGAGCAACATTGACtacaaatcaataaatcacTGGAAAAAGATAGCTTACCATCCAAGTGAGGCAAATGCAATAGGAAGCGAAAGAGCTTGCCATCCAAGTCCTGAGCAAATTAAATGAAACGTCGCGAAATAGGTGTTGCCATTCCTGGACTCAGTGATGGGAAGCCAAGCTTCCTGTGGATTGTGCTGGTAACCTTGCAAGCTTGTAGATGAAGTAATATCTTTTGAGGgatcaccatctataatggttATCGTTTGCATTGCCTCTGCTTCAGTATTGGTATCTGAAGGTGAAGTTGCGAGTGGCATGACTTGACTACTTGTTAATTCTAACACTTCTCCCATGGCTACCTTCCTCTGCTCTGAGTTCAAAAGCTATATTGAAAATATTAGGAGAATGAGCACTGTTGCAAATATTAAGCTAGCGAttgctagtatatatataatgattaatgGCTACTGGTTCTCGTGGAGAACTTGTACACTCTTACACTCTGCTTGTGCTAAATAAATCTATTGAGATTGACGGTTGAAAAAAGAGTTTGCTTTCAACTTTTCAACCCTtaaatcagaattttttttaataagtttcacGTACATAATTAGTGACGGAGCTAGGAAATTTTTGTACGGTGGACTAgctaaatataacaaaattcttaaagtaaaaacataaaaataaaaataaaataaaaaaaacccaaaaaagtacTTTATgtcataaattaaaaactttttgagtcattcataaattaaaaaaaaattatttttatttatttataattttgttagttagaATGGGAGACGAAAGATTTGAATTTAGGATGTCATCTACACATCAAAAGATgccaaccaaacaaacccaaacaaagtttatagcaaaaaataaTACTACAACAAAAACCACTGCATCAATAAAAATACAtcacttaatatatttttttgctaaatcatcactaaatatatataaaacgctatattacatattatataatttaagttatAAACTGAATCATACTATTATTAGAACATGTCATATACTattaaacaaatacataaacattCATTCACCCTCCGCCacattcttctcaaaaaaaaataataataataaaagaaaaaaaaatccttcgaCCACATTTTTCAAGTGTCGTACAACACTTAAAAAGTAACTTCCTTTTTAGTCACACAGTAGATTTACCATCTTCCACCAAAACATAACTtgcaataaaaaagaattaacagaacaaaatagcaaaaaaagggagagagagagagagagagagagagagagagagagagagagagaggatccTTTGAACGGTCCCCTAGATGATTTGATAAAACTCTTTGATTCTCTTCTTATTAATATAGAGTAAGAAAGATTCAGCTTAATGTATTTTGGTGTGTAAATTAGAAACCAATTATTTccattatgtttttaatttacaaattactaCTTCACTGGGTTATAAATCTTGCTCATATCAAGTTTCAATGCAAtgtatctgttttttttttttttctttttttgttttatgtgatgaattatttttaaaactaccCAGATGTAATGAGTCTTATTGGtcgatattcaatttttttttttacgaggGTTTTGTCTTTGGGTTAGCATGATGTggtatcatttattttttaaagtatggGGCCAGCAAAGGTATGAGTCACAGAAAAGTGTGTTCAAGATTGCATTTGCATCTGTGACGCATACCTTTGCGTACAAGGTTGGGGTATTCGATTGTGTTCTGTTGTTCCTTGCTTCTATAGCTCATGGTATCTTGCTTTTTAATGAttataatatatacaatatttaaGTCATCACTAGGTTAAGATATCCTAGGATTAAAACACATTtattctaacaaaaaataaaataaattatggcAGTAACAGAGAatcgtgtgtgtgtatatatatatatatattagtttgaTTGTTATGAATTGAAATATGTgtattttaaattctatttatataaattatggTAATATAAAAACCGTACACCAATACTAATTcgtattgaaatatatatttcgTTTTCTTATCCAAACTAAAATTGCCTTTGATAAGGTATTTACAACTTTGTACAAGACTATTTAATGCAAGATTGTATTTCCAACCTTTCTTGATGTTAATGTTGGGAATATGTATATAATACAATAAAGAAATAACATTAAATAGTTGGATAAAAAAGAGTTTAGAGGCTATAACTGATTAGTATTTTGATCCGATATATACATATCTAAAGAAATACCTTGTATATACATATCTAAAGAACAATTAACATAACTGATTAGTATTTTGATCcgataataaaaaactatcatcatcAGGAGATAACGCTATAGGTTGAagttatctataaaaaaaaacacaagacgGCCAATCGACTAAGTAATTCCCCTGAGGCCCATATATACATTCAAAATGGTTATTGGTTTAATTTCTTACTAATGTTATCTGTCATTAAGGCTTGTAAAAGTTGGCTTTTAGGCCTTTGTCAGCTAAAGTCCAAGCCGCTGCAATAACTATTAGAACAGTCAAGACAATGCCAAAGCAACCTAAACCCATGTTtataaaccaaaccaaaccatttGGTCGAGGTTTCCTCATTGCAATCCACATGAAACATGGATAAGCAAAAGTTAAAGGCAATGTAGCACCTCCAACTAAAGGTGCTAGGCTTCCCAAAAATGGAAAAGTCAccgaaagaaagaaagacaaccCTCCATAGAAAATGCGAAGGCATGTGCGAACCCATCTTGGGCATGGCCGATTTTTCTTGCTTGTGTATCTAACTTCCAAGTTGTCAAAAACAACCATGGCGTAAACTTGGAATGTACATAAACAGTTCACCAAAACTAGTAGGTAAATTGAGGTCATAATTAACTTCGAGGTGTTTGGTCCGTGGATTTGTGAAAATGCAGTCAACAATCCTTGTCCTCCACTATACGGTACCTgttattcataaataaataaataaataagagaaaaaatattaataataaaaataataatgaaaaaaaaataaaagtcttaCAAGTATCCAAATTAACACATTTTTTGCACTATCAACTTAAATTTTTAGTCCTTTAAGATCTTACAAGTATCCAAATTAACTCCTATGCTAAGATTTCATATCTTTGAGGGACGAATTGTAATCACGTACCTTATATGTGATcacatttattattaaaaaaatattttaaaataaaagtgataCAAAATTATTCATCTCCAATTTCACTAAATTCATGCCTTTTAGTCGGAACAAAATCATCTGTCTCTAATTTCCAAACTATCAATTTGTAAGTTCACAAAAccccaaaacaaataaaaaatttcaaaacccttAACCTCAATTTGACATCAAAGTAGACCATAGTGGAAGGAGCGTTCCTTGGGTCTAGTTGGGCCCAAGCCCAACGTCCAGTGCCACCCCAGGGAACGGGGGGAGGGAAATAGTGCAAATGGGAGAGAGATCAAGGAATCAGCCTTGGAGAGGTaggcaaagagagagagagagagagagggttaagaaatGAATTGTTGAAACTGATAGAAGTTTAACCTAGGGGTCAATTTGGATATAAATGCAATACCTCAAgggtttgaaattcaaattaaatgtACACAAACATTTACAATTGACCCAAATCTCAGTGGTATTTTtgcattttgactttttttttttaatggattttccaataaaaaatatgtcTATAACTAAAAAGAAGTgggatttaaaattttttaaaaaaatttatattctaaaagTGCATTTTTAGACACCGTCTCAAACATGAACTTGTTTGACTGCTGAAAAAATCATGATGATTTAAATAAATCTCTTTCTTAGGAAAGTATATAACAAATCTcaataagttcaaaaaaaaaaaagtggatttgCTTACCTTGTTTCCATAAGCCCAAAATCCACCTATTGCAAGGGGATATTGGCACATAGCGattactatgtatgatattgtCACCCCTGTGCACATTGGCTTATAGGATGTTTGTTTTGGACTTGAAGGCAATGTTCCCTGCAAAATTAAAGactttttaacttaaaattacATTCAAATCGAGAAGACAATGTATCTATTCTTTTAAAGCATAAGTTGGTTTGTTTTTGTAATCCCCACTATTATATAGGACAGACTCTTCCCTCCTTTCAAAGGACTACGGAATCCCCATGTTGTAAAAGGGAGTATGTATGTATTGAATGTATGAGATAATTGTTGATGCTTAGGGCCAATCTCATGTGAAAAGGGAAATTGTAGAGGACTAATTCCAATGAACCTAGTAGCGAAGATATATAGACTgtcacatcatttaaaatttatcttcCCTAACCAATGAATCCTCCTCTTGCAAGGGAGTGGTAGTGAGGTACCACCATTGGGGAAGGGCCGGTGATCTTCTATTAGTTTCTCTATGAGATGGAAAATCTCTTAGACATTTTTTCCAACCTTTAAGATTGAAATGTTGTGTTAGtactcaataaataaaaatgttgcgTGAGTACATATCCTTATATAGAGTTTCATATTTTAGGATTTTGACATGTCCAAGTTCTATTTAATCTAAAAGGGTCACAAGCTTAGGCTGGGCTGAGCTTTCTTATATAGTTGGATACTCTCTTGTTGGATCCTAAAGTTGGGCGAAGGCACAAATCTTGACTTAATTAGCTTGCAACTGTTGAAGCGTTTCTTACCCCAAAAGCAAAGAGCTATGGTATAACACACTTTTcactaaaaatgataatttgtCTAACATCATTTTCACATGGACTCgtgcataaaaaattattttcacacaCTAATTACAAATTACCAGTTTGACAAGTTATGAAATACTAAGTGAATAATGTTCTTGTAAACCATTGCTTaccctaaaaccaaaaaaaaaagtgtaattctaaactttttgaaaaggattttttttttttttagataaatattgAGAGAGGAAGAGGTGGAGTTCAAATCACTAACATGAATAACATTAAACTATCATTGGAACCTGAAAAGAAGAAAGTAGGATGGTGTTAGAGATTCTAACCTGTATCTCGAGGATAACATTATGTCCTTTGAATGCAAGGGCAATGATCCCAAGCGCATTCAATACATCACTGAAGTTTTCCATGTTAGATTTCAATTTGTCAGATTGACTGTAGGATATGCCTATGGGCCTATCTTTGGTAATTGAGAGAGACCAAATCAAAGTAGAATATAGAACGACTGTGATGGCCCCAATTAAAGACACCCAAGCTACAGAGTTCAGGTTTGGTAGTTGGGCTATAAGTATTGCTAAGCATGTGAACACCAAGAACCACTCTGTATTTGTCAATGATTTAGCATGACACATGGCATCACGATCACATAGGGTTTTGAATATGAGGTCCAGCGTCCTACCTCCAGTAATAATTAGAATGATACACGTACCCCCTGAACTGTATAATACAGGGAATAGGGCAAGCAACTTCCCTAGTTTTGGACCTGCATATAGTAATCAATTATGACTTAAGATAGTATAGAATTGAGGAAGAGAAAACATGTTATTGATCTTAACTAATTTATTGAGTATCCATAATCCaaaaatttgggactaaggTGTTGGTGTTGTATGTAATAACACATTATCACCTCCTTTGTAATGGTATTTCAACAATGGTTTTCAGTgtaatttaaatggaaaaatatgCTTTTCAACAATTTATTGGCTTTTAcacaaaatatattgtttggtTCTATTTTTCTGGATATTTTCATgatttgcttctattccccttATAAGTATTCAGTGGAGGGTGAAAACATGAAGTTATTAGATTAGGATTTATCgtgtgcatgtgtaacttatatatatatatatatatatatatatatatatatatatatatatatatatatatatatatatatatatataaaataaaataaaaaaacgatTACAATTcgacttttaaaaaagaaaagaaaagaaaatataataaaatattaaatatattttatcttGTGCTTTagaatttattaacaaaaagtaaactaataataataataacaacaacaacaactggGGTTTTGCACTAACCAAAAGAAACTATTGCAAGGTGCATGTATCTGCTGTAGCGGATTCCAGGGACTGATTCATGGAGTCGAATGAGAATAAATATGGTATAGAGCTGCCACGCAAATGCTAGTGACAAACATATTATACCCCATGCCCTGCAACCAATGAAATCACTATAAGATTaagaacacttttttttttccacaattttgAAGTAACAAATTGTTATTGGTAGTTAGGTAAAATAGTAATGTTAGTGATATACCCAATTAACAATGAGTAAGTCTTGCCAAcacaattattgtgaaaaaagttttaaaatttcctCTAACTTATGAAGTTAAATCATATGATGACAAGGACTTTTCTAGTTTTCTTCAAGCTGTTTATGCAATAGCATGGATCACAGATAATCAAATAGAAGTTACATTTTCAATGAATGAATTTGGTTCAAAACAATGCAAATAAGATCAATAAACTTTAAAGTTATATGTTTCTCTGTATGAATTTCTAATGTTCAAAAGTTAAATGGCTGATGGATGTCAACCTGGTATCCGGGAATAGGATTTAACATTTTTGGACAAAGTGTTACTGATAATTCAATGAGAGAATAGAAAAACAGAGGAGAGAATATATCATGAAGCTGAAATAATAAGTGTGTAAAGATGCATGTAAtgtttaaaaagtgaaaatatatgtttaaactCCTATACTAAACAACCCCTTAATTTTCAAACTCTTCGAAAAATATTAGATTTCATTAATATCAATTAAACTCACATGGGAAATGGGAAagacttattatatatattcacgTGGAAGGTAGTGACATTACTATATTGAACAAGTTTCCAAGATTCTGTTCTCATATATAATTTCCAAGTCATTGTTgataaaatttaccaaaaaaaaaaaaaaaaacgaagtcACTGTTGAAAAATgtgaacaatatatatatatatatatatatatatatatatatatatatttcttgccCTAATAGTACTataaatgaacataaaaattatataaacgCGCCGACGTTAATTAATAAGGTCCACAGATTCGGACTCGGAGTCAACAGGGAAATAACATGGAACACGCAGTTCCTTGTTCTTTAATTAAAGAGAGACCTTTttgattctttctttaatttacACTATGCATGCACAGAGGAAGAAAAATGAGTATCACGTGAAAGTGTCTCAGATCTTAAGAAAAGTGAGCAAAGAGcaatgtataatatttttttggtcataaatgggaggaaaaaaactataaaatctTGTACTATGGATGTATGGTTCAtggttgtaatattttatgataattttagcTTAATAACTAGTAAAACATGTTACGTGACACGCAACGATATACTTTCTCTAAATAATTCgctatattttctttaaatgataaaatagacGGTTTTATATATTGGcatcattaaattaatttttattaataattaaataattatcaaatttcatagttGGACAAATAGTAAAAGAAttctaaggaaaaagaaaagtaaatagtaaaataaagggaaaaaaatcatacTTTGATAAACTTTTTTATGTATTGCATGGTTACCGATTAGTTTACACATAGAAGCTTCTTCCCAAATATAATGTCATATTAAAAGGTTGAGGTTGATTGattgtttaataaataaataataaagaagttttttttttttcccccaagtTATATGGTCATATTTTGAGCATAAGCTTGCCTTCACATCAAGTCTAAAAGGTTAAGCTTGACTGattgtttaataaaataaataataaagaagttttttttttttttttcctaaagtaGTTGGACCAACCTAGCTATTTATCAGAtcagttctttttctttttttttgtgcataaaAGTTTAAGCTTGACTGattgtttaataaaataaataataaagaggtttttttttttcctaaaatagttGAGCCAACCTAGCTATTTATCAgatcagcttttttttttttggtgcataACAGATCAAGTTTCAGCCTTCGGGTACTCAAACATTCCATTTCTTTCTGTACTGAGACTATAAATTGTCTCCTAAAGGGGAtcatttggattttaaattgaaaaacaaatggCAATTATATTATAACTTGAATAGAATAAATTCAGTAACTAAAAGTAGATACAAATAAACATCATATATCAATGAAATGTAATTGTTTTCCAAGTTTGAATTGACAAATTGGCCAAACCATATAAGGGTAAAATGCAATTAATAATTCTCTATCATACACATGGAAAGAAAATGACCTTAAACTTTCCAAGTCTACACGTCTGTAGGAGCTTGATTTTAGTCAGTCATCAAATTCTCAT
This portion of the Castanea sativa cultivar Marrone di Chiusa Pesio chromosome 7, ASM4071231v1 genome encodes:
- the LOC142644598 gene encoding lysine histidine transporter-like 8; its protein translation is MAEMVEPNYRKVMPLPTSPSNTKTLGELMQVITIIDSDPSKDVTTSASLQGYQHNPQEAWLPITESRNGNTFFAAFHLLCSGIGLQALLLPVAFATLGWAWGIICLSLAFAWQLYTIFILIRLHESVPGIRYSRYMHLAIVSFGPKLGKLLALFPVLYSSGGTCIILIITGGRTLDLIFKTLCDRDAMCHAKSLTNTEWFLVFTCLAILIAQLPNLNSVAWVSLIGAITVVLYSTLIWSLSITKDRPIGISYSQSDKLKSNMENFSDVLNALGIIALAFKGHNVILEIQGTLPSSPKQTSYKPMCTGVTISYIVIAMCQYPLAIGGFWAYGNKVPYSGGQGLLTAFSQIHGPNTSKLIMTSIYLLVLVNCLCTFQVYAMVVFDNLEVRYTSKKNRPCPRWVRTCLRIFYGGLSFFLSVTFPFLGSLAPLVGGATLPLTFAYPCFMWIAMRKPRPNGLVWFINMGLGCFGIVLTVLIVIAAAWTLADKGLKANFYKP
- the LOC142644651 gene encoding lysine histidine transporter-like 8, whose protein sequence is MGEVLELTSSQVMPLATSPSDTNTEAEAMQTITIIDGDPSKDITSSTSLQGYQHNPQEAWLPITESRNGNTYFATFHLICSGLGWQALSLPIAFASLGWTWGIICLSLAFVWQLYTIFILVRLHEANPGIRYSRYMQLAIASFGPKLGNWFALFPVIYNSGGACILLIITRGGTLDISFKTICDGDATCHAKSLTGIEWYLVFACVALLIAQLPNLNSVAWVSLIGATTAILYSTLIWVLSITKDRPIGISYGQSDEVKSNMEKFSDVLNALGIIALAFKGHNVILEIQGTLPSSPKQTSYKSMCRGVTISYIVIAICQYPLAIAGFWAYGNKVPYSGGQGLLTLFSQIHRPNSSKLMMPSIYLLVLVNCLCTFQVYAMVVFDNLEVRYTSKKNQPCPRWVRTFLRIFYGGLAFFLSVTFPFLRRLAPLVGGATLPLTFAYPCFMWIAMKKPRRNGLVWFINMGLGCFGVVLTILIVIAATWTLADNRLEVNFYKP